One region of Primulina tabacum isolate GXHZ01 chromosome 1, ASM2559414v2, whole genome shotgun sequence genomic DNA includes:
- the LOC142555642 gene encoding UDP-rhamnose/UDP-galactose transporter 6-like gives MAPASKADQKASVDAAAWMFNVVTSVGIIIVNKALMATYGFSFATTLTGLHFATTTFMTLVLRWLGYIQASHLPYPELLKFILFANFSIVGMNVSLMWNSVGFYQIAKLSMIPVSCLLEVVFDKIRYSRDTKLSIMVVLLGVAVCTVTDVSVNTKGFVAAFIAVWSTSLQQYYVHFLQRKYSLSSFNLLGHTAPAQAGTLLMLGPFLDYWLTNKRIDAFNFNLPSAAFLVASCTIAVGTNLSQFICIGRFTAVSFQVLGHMKTILVLILGFLFFGKEGLNLHVVFGMIIAVVGMIWYGNASSKPGGKERRSLSISRSSQQKQGGLLESSEPEDKV, from the exons ATGGCACCTGCAAGCAAAGCTGATCAGAAGGCTTCCGTTGACGCGGCTGCATGGATGTTTAATGTAGTCACTTCAGTAGGGATCATCATTGTCAACAAGGCATTAATGGCTACTTATGGCTTCAGCTTTG CAACAACTTTAACCGGCTTACATTTTGCTACAACAACTTTCATGACGTTGGTTCTTAGATGGCTGGGTTACATCCAAGCTTCTCATCTGCCCTATCCAGAGCTTCTGAAATTCATTCTGTTTGCAAATTTCTCTATTGTTGGGATGAATGTTAGTTTAATGTGGAATTCTGTGGGGTTCTACCAG ATTGCAAAACTGAGTATGATCCCTGTTTCATGCTTACTGGAAGTCGTGTTTGACAAGATACGATATTCCAGAGACACAAAACTTAGCATCATGGTTGTGCTTCTTGGTGTTGCTGTCTGCACAGTTACAGATGTGAGCGTTAATACCAAAGGGTTTGTTGCTGCGTTTATTGCAGTGTGGAGTACATCACTGCAACAATAT TATGTTCACTTCCTTCAAAGGAAGTATTCCCTCAGTTCTTTCAATCTGCTGGGGCACACTGCTCCAGCGCAGGCTGGGACTCTACTGATGTTGGGCCCCTTTCTGGATTATTGGTTGACAAACAAAAGAATTGATGCCTTCAACTTTAATTTACCGTCTGCG GCATTTTTAGTTGCATCGTGTACCATTGCGGTTGGAACAAATCTCAGCCAATTCATCTGCATCGGCAGATTCACAGCTGTTTCATTCCAAGTCCTTGGCCATATGAAGACCATCCTTGTACTGATCCTAGGGTTCTTATTTTTTGGAAAAGAGGGTCTTAATTTACACGTTGTTTTCGGCATGATCATTGCGGTTGTTGGAATGATCTGGTATGGAAATGCCTCGTCCAAACCTGGGGGTAAAGAACGACGCAGCCTTTCAATTTCAAGAAGCAGTCAGCAAAAACAGGGAGGTTTATTAGAGTCGTCTGAACCAGAGGACAAGGTATAA
- the LOC142555638 gene encoding uncharacterized protein LOC142555638 has product MEVKRRKKKGGRPCKTPHLSSPPKPIIQDSAPAHSRRSTRHNPNFSNFDESDEDDERKEKKVKLVVRLPQSGDKIGRKNQLDSTECDSGSGSGSGPGSDSDPESEEPEGNGQKRRINAVDGGSTVAVSDQEKKFVKATDNPNGWPLESVSVTPLPDKKLLVFILQRLQKKDTRGAFSEHVDPDELPDYHEMIKQPMDFGTVNKKLDSGAYKSLEELEVGFLI; this is encoded by the exons atgGAGGTGAAGCGTAGGAAGAAGAAGGGGGGCCGCCCCTGCAAAACCCCTCATCTCTCTTCCCCTCCAAAACCCATTATTCAAGACTCCGCCCCCGCACACAGCCGTCGTTCCACGCGCCATAACCCTAATTTTAGTAATTTTGATGAATCAGACGAAGATGATGAGAGGAAGGAGAAAAAGGTGAAGCTTGTCGTTCGGTTGCCTCAATCTGGTGACAAGATTGGGCGGAAAAACCAACTGGATTCTACTGAGTGCGATTCAGGATCCGGCTCTGGGTCGGGGCCAGGTTCTGATTCAGACCCGGAATCGGAGGAGCCAGAGGGAAATGGTCAGAAACGCAGGATCAATGCCGTTGATGGCGGATCTACCGTTGCCGTTTCTGACCAG GAAAAAAAGTTTGTGAAAGCGACCGACAATCCAAATG GATGGCCGTTGGAGTCTGTTTCCGTAACACCTTTGCCAGACAAAAAGTTGTTGGTCTTTATTCTTCAGAGGCTTCAAAA GAAGGACACTCGTGGGGCATTCTCAGAGCATGTGGATCCCGATGAG CTACCCGACTACCATGAGATGATAAAGCAGCCTATGGATTTTGGGACTGTGAACAAGAAACTTGATAGCGGAGCTTATAAAAGCTTGGAAGAACTGGAGGTTGGCTTCCTGATCTAA
- the LOC142555655 gene encoding putative serine/threonine-protein kinase PBL21 translates to MSCFSCMSLRTKDVRDYDADMAPRSNDASEKGKKGNSRMTPKGKESNEPTGSVARSFAFKELAAATQNFREANLIGEGGFGSVYKGRLESSMIVAVKQLNLDGLQGNQEFIVEVLMLSLLHHSNLVNLIGYCADGDQRLLVYEYMPMGSLENHLFDLEPGQEPLSWSKRLRIAVGAAHGLEYLHCKANPPVIYRDLKSSNILLDNDFNVKLSDFGLAKLGPVGDNTHVSTRVMGTYGYCAPEYAMSGKLTLKSDIYSFGVVLLELITGRKAIDCTRKPGEQNLVVWSRQYLKDRRKFVEMVDPLLEGRFSVRSLHHAVAITSMCLQEQASFRPLIGDIVMALEYLASHAGRFHNRTSSSPSQLDVNPDSRR, encoded by the exons ATGAGTTGCTTTTCTTGCATGAGCCTTCGAACAAAGGATGTGAGGGATTATGATGCAGATATGGCTCCAAGATCCAATGATGCTTCtg AGAAAGGGAAGAAGGGAAACTCTAGGATGACGCCTAAAGGCAAGGAGAGCAATGAGCCAACAGGCAGTGTGGCGAGAAGCTTCGCCTTTAAGGAACTTGCCGCGGCCACTCAAAATTTCAGGGAAGCGAACTTGATTGGTGAAGGTGGTTTTGGAAGCGTATATAAAGGCCGCCTAGAATCTAGCATG ATTGTTGCAGTGAAGCAACTTAACCTCGATGGCCTTCAAGGGAATCAAGAATTCATTGTGGAGGTTCTTATGTTAAGCTTGCTGCACCATTCAAACCTCGTGAATTTGATTGGGTATTGTGCTGATGGCGATCAGAGGCTCCTGGTTTATGAATACATGCCAATGGGTAGCCTGGAAAATCATCTATTTG ATCTAGAGCCCGGTCAAGAGCCTCTGAGTTGGAGCAAACGTCTGAGGATTGCTGTTGGTGCAGCTCATGGCCTTGAATATCTTCACTGCAAAGCAAATCCCCCCGTAATCTACCGTGACCTTAAATCTTCGAACATACTTTTGGACAACGACTTCAATGTGAAACTGTCTGATTTTGGACTTGCGAAACTTGGACCTGTTGGTGACAACACTCATGTTTCAACTCGAGTAATGGGAACCTATGGATATTGTGCCCCCGAGTACGCCATGAGTGGCAAACTGACTCTAAAATCTGATATCTACAGCTTCGGTGTTGTTCTATTGGAGCTCATCACTGGACGCAAGGCTATTGACTGCACCAGGAAGCCAGGAGAGCAAAATCTGGTGGTGTGG TCACGACAATATCTGAAGGATCGGAGGAAGTTCGTCGAGATGGTGGACCCTCTACTCGAAGGACGATTCTCGGTCCGGAGCCTGCACCATGCCGTTGCAATTACTTCAATGTGCCTCCAGGAACAAGCAAGTTTCCGCCCCCTTATCGGCGACATTGTCATGGCACTCGAGTACTTAGCTTCCCATGCAGGAAGATTTCACAATCGGACATCATCATCCCCATCTCAGCTGGATGTTAATCCTGATTCGAGAAGATAA